The DNA region CGCGCAGTCGTCAGGGCCGCCACAAGCACCGGCGAGGTGGAGCCGCCGGGTGCACGGACCCGCTGTTCAGCAACCAGGTAGATCGCCGACCTGCTCTACATCAGTGAAGCTGTCGATGGCGGCAGGCACGCCGCCCGATCAGCTGGTGATGGTCCAGCCGCGGAGCTGGGCGGCGATCTCCTGCACGCTGGCGTTCTTGTGGCCGGCGCTCATGACGAGCGCGAGAGCCTCTTCCGGCTGGTAGTCCATGTGGATGCCGTTGACTTCGAGGAACACTTCGCCGGCGAGCCAGGCGAAGAATGCGTTGCGGTCTTCGAGCGGTTCGTGCAGGGCCAGTGTCTGCAGGAGGGCCGCTGCATTGAGCCAGGTCGAGCCGTAGACGTCCTGGTCCATGTAGCGCGCGCGGGTGCGGGCGCATGCGGCGTCGAGCACGCCGAGGTCAAGGCATGCCGGGTCTCCGGGGAGGGTCTGGGCGACCTGCAGGAGCTCGCGGGGGGTGAGGTGGCGGGTCACGCAGCGCGGCCGTGCTCGAGGTCACGCATACCAGGCGCCGCGTCGGGCCACCGGGTGACTTCCGCGGCTGAGCTGGTGCCGACCTCGGCGGTACCGAAGGCGGAGGCGAGGCGGGCCACGGTTGCGCCCGCGTTCTTGAGGGCCTTGAGGAACGGGTCCTCGGCGGCTTCGAGTGCGGCGTCTCGCATGAAGGCCTCCGGGTCCTTGCCGACCAGGCGGCCTGTGCCGTTCAGAAATGCGTTGCTGCAGGTCGTAGGGGGTCTGGTGGCGCTCAGGGTCACGTGGGACGATGCCGCGGGTGATTGTCTCGCTGGTCTATCGGGTGACGAGGAAGCTGTTGTCGGTCCCGGTGTTGCTGCTGCGTCGGCAGGTGGCCAAGGACGCCGAACTTCTTGTCCTGCGGCACGAGAACGCGGTGCTGCGCAGGCAACTTGCAGGTCCGGTGCGCTACGAGCCGGCGGACCGGCTGTGGTTCGCGGCGTTGTCCTCGCTGATACCCCGGCGTCGTGGGCGCAGGTGTTCCCGGTGACTCCGGACACCGTGCCGGCGGGGCATCGAAGGCTCGTGGCGCGCCGGTGGGACTACAGCAAGCGCCGGAGCAGGCCCGGCCGGCCACCGACCACGAAGGCGATCAAAAGCTGGTGCTGCGGCTGGCCGCAGAGAACCCGCGTTGGGGGCGTCGCAGGATCCAAGGCGAGCTCGCGCGGCTCGGGCATCGGGTCGGAGCCTCCACGGTCTGGGAGATCTTGACTTTTGCCGGAGTAGGCCCTGCTCCCCGCAGAGGTGGGCCGACGTGGCGAGAGTTCCTGACGGCGCAGGCCGACGGCGTCATCGCCTGCGACTTCCTGCACATCGACCTGGTCGATCTCCGCCGGGTCTACGCGCTCGTCTTCCTCGAGCACGGCACGCGCCGCCTGCACATCGCTGGTGTGACCGCGCATCCGACCACGCAGTGGACGGTCCAGCAAGCCCGCAACCTCGCCGTCGACCTGGGCCTGCGCTTGGAGTCGCTGCGCTTCTTGGTCCGCGACCGGAACCGCAAGTACACCGAGTCCTTCGACGCGGTCTTCGCGTCCGAGGGCATCGAGACCCTGAAGACGGCGCCGCGGGCCCCACGGATGAACGCGCACTACGAAAGGGTCATCGGGACACTCCGGCGCGAGGCCCTCGACCACCTGCTGCTCCTGAACGAAGCCCACGCTCGACGCGTGCTCGACGTCTACGCCTTCCACTACAACGGCCATCGCCCCCACCAGGCCCGGGGGCAACTTCCTCCCCTCGCCCAGGAGCACCCGGCGCCCCCGACCGACTTGACCGCGCACCGACTCCTCCGCACCCGAGTACTGGGCGGCGTCATCAACGAGTACAGATACGCGGCTTGACCAGCAGCGATGAGTTTCTGAACGGCACACGATCTGCAGGACGCTCACCGGGCACGACTGCCAGATCGCCCCTTCCACCTACTACGCCCACAAGAAACGCCTCGAAACTCCTTCCGCCCGTTCCGTGCGCGACGAGGAACTCAAAGAGCGGACGACCCCGGCGAACGGCGCCGCGACATGTCCCTCGTTGCCGCGCTCCGCCTTCTCGGCGGCCTTGGCCTCGGTGGCGACGGGCCTGTCCCGTACCGACACCGGCCGCAACTGCCCGTTGAGAGTGGCCAGCACGCTGCGGAACCCGCGCTCGTCGACCTCGGAGATGGCCTCCAGCTCGACCAGCAGGGTGACACCGGGGTCGAGCGTGACCGTGTGCTCGGTCTCCGTCTCCATCCCATACAGGAAGTCCTGGGTCGGCAGGACGGAGGTGTCGCCGTACGCCTCGCGGTGGGCCTCAAACTCCTTGATCGGACCCGGGAAGAGCAGCCGGTTCAGGGCCCCGCTCGACGAGACGGTCACGTTCGTCGACGGCCTGTGACGTCGCCCCTCCTCGGCTGATCAGGGCGCCGCTCCTTGCCCGGCCCACGTAACCGTTCATATGCCATATTCCGCACATAACCCCAACGAAAGGCATGCCATGAAGATCGCGGTCATCGGCGGCACCGGGCTGATCGGGTCGCAGGTCGTCAAGACTCTGAACGCCGCCGGGTACGAGGTGGTGCCGCACTCGCAGTCCAGCGGAGTCGACGTCATCAGCGGCCAGGGACTGGACGAGGCGGTGGCGGGAGCCGACGTCGTCGTCAACCTGACGAACTCGCCGACCTTCGACGATGCCTCCCCGGCCTTCTTCCGGACCTCGATGGACAACCTCCTGGCCGCGGCCCGCAAGGGCGGCGTCGGCCACGTCGTCATCCTCTCGATCGTCGGCACGGACCAGGTGCCGGAGCTGGACTACTACCGCGCCAAGGCGCTCCAGGAGAACCTCCTCGCCGCCGGGTCGATCCCCTACTCGATCGTCCGGGCGACGCAGTTCATGGAGTTCATGGACGCCGTCCTGTCCTGGACCGCCGACGCCGACACCGTACGGCTGCCCGCCACACCAATCCAGCCGATCGCCTCCAAGGACGTGGCCGCCGCGGTGGCGGAGGTCGCCGCAGGTGCCCCGCTGAACGGCATCCGCAACATCGCCGGCCCCGAGATCTTCGCCCTGGACGAGCTGGGCCGGATCACCCTGTCCCACAAGGGCGACAACCGCACGGTCGTCACCGACCCCACTGCTGGCATGTTCGCCGCCGTCAAGGGTGACGTCCTCACCGACAAGGACGCCCGCCTCTCCGCCACCCGTTACGCCGACTGGCTCTCCTGACTTCACCGCCTCCTGTGTGCTCCGTCCCAGCCCGGCAGCCCTTTCGTTGCGCCCGCCGGGCGGCGGCTTGCTTCGGACGGGGGATCCGGCTGCGGTCCCCCGATCCCCGGTCAGGCGGAGGGGGCTCGCGTGCGCCCATTCGGTCCCGCCGGGATAGACGGGTCACGGCTCTCAGGGTGGGACGGGCCCATGGGCGTCGCGACGGTCGAGGGCCGGTGCATGGCGCTGGATGCGCCAGTACCGGTGGGCCGAAGGAGAGGGCCTTGTCGCATTTCGCGGTCCCGGATGGTCAACGAGTAGACAACTGGAGCAAATGAGCGAGGTAGATGATCTTGGACGTGTATGAGGCGGTCACGAGCCGCCGGGCGGTGCGTGGGTTCACCCGACCGGCGCGTCTCAAGGCAGGTGCTGGAGCGGGTGCTGTCCGCTGCGGCCCGCGCAACAGCCCGACCCCATGGCTACCACGAGTACGAGGACCCGGCGCGGGGACGGGAGTTCCGCACCTTCCTGCACGGCCATGATCAAGCGCAAC from Streptomyces sp. NBC_01591 includes:
- a CDS encoding SDR family oxidoreductase, whose product is MKIAVIGGTGLIGSQVVKTLNAAGYEVVPHSQSSGVDVISGQGLDEAVAGADVVVNLTNSPTFDDASPAFFRTSMDNLLAAARKGGVGHVVILSIVGTDQVPELDYYRAKALQENLLAAGSIPYSIVRATQFMEFMDAVLSWTADADTVRLPATPIQPIASKDVAAAVAEVAAGAPLNGIRNIAGPEIFALDELGRITLSHKGDNRTVVTDPTAGMFAAVKGDVLTDKDARLSATRYADWLS
- a CDS encoding fic family toxin-antitoxin system, toxin component is translated as MTRHLTPRELLQVAQTLPGDPACLDLGVLDAACARTRARYMDQDVYGSTWLNAAALLQTLALHEPLEDRNAFFAWLAGEVFLEVNGIHMDYQPEEALALVMSAGHKNASVQEIAAQLRGWTITS